One part of the Candidatus Saccharimonadales bacterium genome encodes these proteins:
- the ychF gene encoding redox-regulated ATPase YchF, which translates to MSISVGIVGLPNVGKSTLFNALTNNNILAANYPFATIEPNTGIVPVPDERLEKLATLYSSKKVIPATVTFVDIAGLVRGASKGEGLGNQFLSHIRECQVICQVVRAFEDGNVTHVDNKIDPKADIELINTELILADLQTTENRLHSSLSKQARLDPKLMPVLKMTEQAKAYLEEGKLLSTTEIFGQLADAHLLTNKPFIYVFNISEDGLTNEPKKQQLSQLVAPNKAVFISAKLEDEVRSLDQSEAKELLETYGQHESGLSQLVRAAYDELGLQSYLTSGPDETRAWTIKKGATAPQAAGVIHTDFERGFIAAQVMNYHDLISLGSEPAVKAAGKMRTEGRDYVMQPDDIVEFRFNV; encoded by the coding sequence ATGAGTATCTCCGTTGGAATCGTCGGACTCCCAAACGTCGGCAAATCGACGCTTTTTAACGCGCTGACCAATAATAATATCCTGGCCGCCAACTACCCTTTTGCGACCATAGAGCCAAACACTGGTATCGTTCCAGTTCCTGATGAGCGCTTAGAAAAATTGGCCACTCTCTACTCCAGCAAGAAAGTGATCCCTGCAACAGTCACCTTCGTCGACATCGCCGGCCTCGTAAGGGGTGCGAGCAAAGGTGAAGGACTCGGCAACCAGTTTCTGTCGCATATACGCGAGTGCCAGGTTATCTGCCAAGTAGTGCGGGCGTTTGAGGATGGTAACGTTACCCACGTCGATAACAAGATCGACCCCAAAGCTGATATCGAACTCATTAATACTGAGCTGATACTGGCTGACCTACAGACAACCGAAAACAGACTGCACAGCTCGCTTTCCAAGCAGGCCCGTCTTGATCCAAAGCTAATGCCGGTCTTAAAGATGACCGAGCAAGCCAAGGCCTACCTTGAAGAAGGCAAGCTACTCAGTACAACCGAGATCTTCGGTCAACTCGCTGACGCACATCTCCTCACCAATAAACCGTTTATATATGTATTCAATATCAGCGAAGATGGGCTAACGAATGAGCCAAAGAAACAGCAGCTCAGCCAGCTTGTCGCGCCCAACAAGGCCGTTTTCATATCCGCCAAACTGGAGGATGAGGTCCGTTCACTTGATCAATCAGAGGCCAAGGAGCTTTTAGAAACCTACGGCCAACATGAGTCGGGCCTTTCGCAGCTGGTCCGTGCGGCCTACGACGAGCTCGGCCTACAGAGCTACCTGACCTCCGGGCCTGACGAGACTCGAGCATGGACCATAAAGAAAGGCGCTACTGCTCCTCAAGCCGCTGGTGTCATACACACTGACTTCGAGCGAGGTTTTATCGCAGCTCAAGTTATGAACTACCATGACCTTATCTCACTTGGTTCAGAACCGGCCGTAAAGGCGGCCGGCAAGATGCGTACCGAAGGCAGGGATTACGTCATGCAGCCCGATGATATTGTTGAGTTTAGATTTAATGTCTAA
- a CDS encoding ABC transporter permease, giving the protein MRVIFILWLRQIKKYRSSHSRIIGAIGQPLLFLLALGYGIGAIYKRAGEGNYIDFLVPGVVIQTILFSSIFWGINVVFDRLFGFLKEALVAPVGRLHVLLGSVLGGATISMLQGTLVLVIALFIGFRPYNWALVPVAFLIMATMAIAITALGAGLGSIIDNFPAFQSINNFIILPLYFLSGAFFPLAGAPRVLRIIAEFNPLSYAVDAMRDVLIHQSHFGIEKDFLVLGLTVVILVSFGTLCFRRIQV; this is encoded by the coding sequence GTGAGAGTCATATTTATACTCTGGTTACGGCAGATCAAAAAGTACCGGAGCTCACATTCAAGAATTATCGGCGCCATCGGTCAACCTCTTCTCTTCCTGCTCGCTCTCGGCTATGGTATTGGCGCGATCTACAAGCGGGCCGGCGAAGGTAACTATATCGATTTTCTGGTGCCAGGTGTCGTTATTCAGACAATCCTTTTTTCATCCATCTTCTGGGGTATCAATGTTGTTTTTGACCGACTCTTTGGCTTCCTTAAGGAAGCCTTGGTTGCTCCCGTTGGTCGTCTTCATGTCCTACTTGGTAGCGTCCTCGGTGGCGCAACCATCTCGATGCTCCAAGGCACCCTAGTTCTCGTGATTGCTCTTTTCATCGGCTTCCGACCTTATAACTGGGCGCTGGTCCCGGTCGCTTTTCTTATTATGGCCACCATGGCTATCGCGATTACGGCTCTTGGCGCCGGCCTCGGTTCTATCATCGACAACTTCCCTGCCTTTCAATCAATAAACAACTTCATCATTCTCCCGCTCTACTTTCTATCGGGCGCCTTCTTCCCCCTTGCTGGGGCACCGCGAGTTCTTCGTATCATCGCTGAATTTAATCCCCTTTCCTATGCCGTCGATGCAATGCGGGATGTGCTTATTCATCAGTCCCACTTCGGGATAGAGAAAGACTTCCTAGTGCTTGGTTTGACCGTCGTTATCTTGGTCAGTTTCGGGACACTCTGTTTCCGGCGAATCCAAGTCTGA
- the efp gene encoding elongation factor P, which produces MFGVTDLKKGTLVELEGTPYKIVDYAQKQLGRGGSIVNVKLKSLTDGRVLDRTFKGAEKIQPAHVENRTAQYLYNDGTTFFFMDPSTFEQHEINKEIVGDGKSYLVEGSDVALQLFNGQVINVELPKNVNLKVTYAEHAVKGDTSSSVQKNATVETGLTIKVPIFVNVGDLISVDTASGAYRERVKN; this is translated from the coding sequence ATGTTTGGTGTAACCGATCTCAAAAAAGGTACTCTCGTTGAACTTGAGGGAACCCCATATAAAATAGTTGACTACGCTCAGAAGCAGCTCGGTAGGGGCGGGTCTATCGTTAATGTGAAGCTCAAGAGTCTGACTGACGGTCGGGTACTGGACCGTACTTTTAAGGGTGCTGAAAAGATCCAGCCGGCACACGTTGAAAACCGAACTGCTCAGTATCTCTACAACGACGGCACGACGTTCTTCTTCATGGATCCGTCGACATTCGAGCAGCATGAGATTAATAAAGAGATTGTGGGCGACGGGAAGTCGTACCTTGTTGAAGGAAGCGATGTCGCGCTGCAGTTATTCAATGGCCAAGTTATAAACGTCGAGCTTCCAAAGAATGTTAATCTCAAAGTAACCTATGCCGAACACGCTGTTAAGGGTGATACCAGTAGTAGTGTTCAGAAGAATGCCACAGTTGAAACCGGCCTGACGATAAAAGTTCCAATCTTTGTGAATGTTGGTGATCTGATCAGCGTTGATACCGCAAGTGGCGCGTACCGCGAGCGGGTTAAGAATTAG
- a CDS encoding ATP-binding cassette domain-containing protein: protein MSSERQPAIILKDVVKNFDEVIAVDHINLTIPTGQIFAFLGPNGAGKSTTIKMLTTLLRPTSGELELAGHNVISDQIGARRSFGVVFQDPSLDDDLTAYENMEFHAVLYGMSRRKIRPRIEELLELVDLKERQASQVKTFSGGMKRRLEIARGLLHQPKILFLDEPTLGLDTQTRRLLWSYVEKLNKETGMTIFFTTHYLEEAEVVAERIAIIDHGKIVALGSTKELCKQTHTTSLENAYLKLTGTAIRDETVSASDSFRARVGARRRQ from the coding sequence TCGTTAAAAACTTCGACGAAGTCATCGCCGTTGATCATATTAACTTAACCATCCCAACGGGTCAGATCTTTGCCTTCCTCGGCCCTAACGGCGCCGGCAAGAGTACGACAATCAAGATGTTAACTACCCTTCTCCGGCCAACTTCTGGGGAACTCGAGCTGGCTGGTCATAACGTGATTAGCGACCAAATAGGTGCGAGGCGATCTTTCGGTGTTGTCTTCCAAGACCCAAGCCTTGATGATGATCTAACCGCCTATGAGAACATGGAGTTTCATGCAGTCCTCTATGGGATGTCACGCCGTAAAATTCGGCCACGAATCGAGGAGCTGCTTGAGCTCGTGGACTTAAAGGAGAGGCAGGCAAGTCAAGTTAAGACTTTTTCAGGTGGCATGAAGCGACGCCTCGAAATAGCTCGTGGGCTCCTTCATCAGCCTAAGATCCTCTTCCTTGACGAACCAACGCTCGGGCTCGATACTCAAACCCGACGGCTACTTTGGAGTTATGTTGAAAAACTCAACAAAGAGACTGGCATGACCATCTTCTTCACAACACATTATCTCGAGGAGGCTGAGGTGGTGGCCGAGAGAATCGCCATTATCGATCACGGCAAGATCGTTGCTCTTGGTTCGACCAAGGAACTTTGTAAACAGACTCACACTACTTCACTCGAGAACGCCTACCTCAAACTGACCGGTACTGCTATTCGCGACGAGACAGTGAGTGCCAGTGATAGTTTCCGAGCACGTGTGGGGGCAAGGAGGCGGCAGTGA
- a CDS encoding DNA-3-methyladenine glycosylase has protein sequence MVRSTNNRHSWSLLSGSAHEVAPRLLGSILERTVDGKIVQVRIVETEAYDQSDAASHSYKGRTARTEIMFGEPGYLYVYFTYGMHYCCNIVVSKPGYGAAVLLRAAEPIEGTDTISGFRVGKSGVELTNGPAKLCQALAIDKSLNGHDLRRGPLKLILQPPLRHNQITQTTRVGISHAKDVPWRFYINGNPYVSKP, from the coding sequence ATGGTGAGGTCTACTAATAACCGACACTCTTGGTCACTTCTAAGTGGCTCTGCACATGAGGTAGCACCAAGACTTCTCGGCTCTATTTTGGAGAGAACCGTCGACGGTAAGATAGTCCAAGTCCGCATCGTTGAGACTGAGGCATATGATCAGTCTGACGCAGCCAGCCATAGCTATAAAGGCCGTACTGCTCGAACGGAGATCATGTTTGGTGAGCCAGGTTATCTATATGTCTATTTTACCTATGGTATGCATTACTGCTGCAACATCGTTGTCAGCAAGCCAGGTTATGGCGCGGCGGTGTTGTTAAGGGCTGCCGAGCCAATCGAAGGAACAGACACGATAAGTGGCTTCAGGGTGGGAAAGAGCGGAGTGGAGTTAACTAACGGCCCGGCCAAACTTTGCCAAGCGCTGGCTATCGACAAGAGCCTAAATGGCCATGACCTTCGCCGAGGACCACTAAAGCTTATTCTTCAACCTCCGCTTCGCCACAACCAAATTACCCAAACTACGCGAGTTGGTATCAGTCACGCCAAAGACGTTCCGTGGCGATTCTATATTAATGGCAACCCGTATGTCTCTAAACCTTAA
- a CDS encoding GtrA family protein: MRRVKEIIAFRFVRFLLVATINAAVNFSILNYTFYDLHESKLLASIMATSCVVILSFVLNRNFVFVDKERPARKLALFITVTVSGILVIQNVVYVAAVAFLSRHHVGLTNTADSLTGLRLSASVLEINLGGIVASLISAVWNYNGYRIYVFNGERRGNEILEKTTSLAID, from the coding sequence ATGAGGCGGGTAAAAGAGATTATCGCATTTCGTTTCGTCAGGTTTTTATTGGTTGCAACAATAAATGCTGCCGTTAACTTCTCAATTCTCAACTACACCTTTTATGATCTGCATGAGTCAAAGCTGCTGGCAAGCATTATGGCCACGTCGTGCGTCGTAATACTTAGTTTCGTTCTTAATCGTAACTTCGTCTTTGTCGATAAAGAACGACCAGCTAGGAAACTAGCCCTCTTTATCACTGTTACCGTCAGCGGCATCTTAGTTATTCAAAACGTTGTCTATGTGGCGGCCGTAGCATTTCTTAGTCGTCATCATGTAGGCTTAACCAATACTGCAGACTCTTTGACGGGGCTGCGTCTGAGCGCAAGTGTGCTTGAGATTAATCTCGGTGGGATTGTCGCTTCGCTCATCTCAGCTGTCTGGAACTATAACGGCTATCGCATCTACGTCTTCAATGGAGAGCGTCGCGGCAACGAGATTCTTGAGAAGACGACTTCATTGGCTATTGATTGA
- a CDS encoding DNA translocase FtsK 4TM domain-containing protein, whose amino-acid sequence MAKKKKRISKAAKKKQMAERSLPEGFWPQVWAVCIAVVAILLVLALFGIGGPLPHVILKASKWAVGFVTYLLPIILLYFVVETFRAENNRLPLAMKLAAFVFAAAIAGAGGLLSSTQSLSLAENGQNGGVVGFGIDHFMLMFLDTTASLIVLVVLALVAGLYVVQLHPKHIVQVIAKLFSREGAGEDNKAVAEKIGTFKIDDSSIGEKGFKLNEGVPAEISSGKGRLSSFRNSIDPNQADEQSALTTSSDPEWVTPSLDLLEKKQQPADAGDVKGNAQVIKDTLAEFSIDVEMEGANIGPKVTQYTLKPPAGVKLTRITALETNLALNLAAQAIRIEAPIPGQRAVGIEVPNRRAADVRLHGILESKNWQSLNSPLSFAVGRDIAGTAVVSELDKMPHLMIAGQTGSGKSVMINTLLMSLLYHNTPADMKLILVDPKQVELTPYNDIPYLLTPVITAPEKCISALKWAVNEMDRRYNLLAESGQRNIDGYNRLDNREEGKMPYIIIVIDELADLMMLAARDVEALIVRLAQKARAVGIHLVLATQRPSVDVITGLIKANIPARIAFTVASQVDSRTILDQAGAEKLLGEGDMLMLTPQMNKPKRIQGAYITEGEVMKVTDYLRKQRAPEYDPEIIAQQVQLSGKGGIVMDMGGADDDMYKDAVHVVTESGKASASLLQRRLRVGYARAARLIEMMEEQGIVGPADGARPRDVLIGSADEVFGGEE is encoded by the coding sequence ATGGCAAAAAAGAAAAAGCGAATATCCAAAGCAGCCAAGAAGAAGCAGATGGCCGAAAGAAGTCTACCTGAGGGGTTCTGGCCACAAGTCTGGGCGGTCTGTATTGCCGTTGTAGCGATACTGTTGGTTCTGGCCCTCTTCGGGATTGGTGGACCGCTACCACATGTCATTCTTAAGGCTAGCAAGTGGGCGGTCGGTTTTGTAACTTATCTTCTCCCAATCATTCTCCTCTACTTTGTGGTCGAGACATTTAGGGCCGAAAATAACAGACTACCGCTAGCAATGAAGTTAGCAGCGTTTGTCTTCGCCGCCGCTATTGCTGGTGCTGGTGGGCTGCTTAGCTCTACACAATCTCTTAGCCTCGCCGAAAACGGCCAGAATGGAGGAGTTGTTGGTTTTGGTATCGACCACTTTATGCTGATGTTTCTCGACACCACCGCCAGCCTGATTGTCCTAGTCGTCCTTGCCCTCGTGGCCGGCCTATATGTTGTCCAGCTTCACCCGAAGCATATCGTTCAAGTCATCGCCAAGCTGTTCTCCCGTGAAGGAGCTGGTGAAGATAACAAGGCCGTCGCAGAGAAGATCGGTACCTTTAAGATCGACGACAGTTCGATCGGCGAGAAAGGCTTCAAACTCAATGAGGGCGTACCGGCTGAGATCAGCTCTGGTAAAGGTCGTCTTAGTAGTTTTCGCAATAGCATTGATCCGAACCAAGCCGATGAGCAGTCGGCACTTACGACCTCCTCAGACCCTGAGTGGGTGACCCCAAGTCTCGATCTACTGGAAAAGAAGCAACAGCCTGCAGATGCCGGTGATGTTAAGGGCAATGCGCAGGTAATAAAGGACACGCTTGCTGAGTTCAGTATTGATGTGGAGATGGAGGGTGCCAACATTGGGCCCAAAGTCACCCAGTATACACTTAAGCCACCGGCAGGCGTCAAACTGACGCGCATCACTGCCCTGGAGACAAACCTAGCCCTAAATCTAGCTGCCCAAGCCATCCGTATTGAGGCTCCGATTCCGGGTCAACGGGCAGTTGGTATAGAAGTGCCAAACCGACGTGCAGCCGACGTTCGGCTTCACGGCATTTTAGAAAGTAAGAACTGGCAGAGTTTGAACTCACCACTGAGCTTTGCGGTTGGGCGGGATATTGCCGGTACTGCAGTCGTCAGTGAACTTGATAAGATGCCTCATCTCATGATCGCCGGTCAGACCGGGTCTGGTAAGTCAGTCATGATTAACACGCTTCTAATGAGTTTGCTGTACCACAACACGCCGGCTGACATGAAGCTCATCTTGGTTGACCCGAAGCAGGTCGAACTAACTCCCTACAATGACATTCCATATCTACTGACACCTGTTATCACTGCCCCCGAGAAGTGTATTAGCGCGCTCAAATGGGCGGTGAATGAAATGGATCGACGCTACAACTTATTGGCTGAGTCTGGTCAGCGCAATATTGATGGCTATAACAGGCTAGATAACAGAGAAGAAGGCAAGATGCCATACATCATCATTGTCATTGACGAGTTGGCAGACCTTATGATGTTGGCTGCCCGGGATGTTGAAGCCCTGATCGTCCGCTTAGCCCAGAAGGCACGAGCTGTCGGTATCCACCTCGTTCTCGCCACTCAGCGTCCTAGTGTCGATGTCATCACGGGCCTTATCAAGGCTAATATCCCGGCTAGGATTGCTTTCACCGTTGCCAGCCAAGTTGACTCACGTACTATCCTTGATCAAGCCGGCGCGGAAAAACTGCTTGGTGAAGGGGATATGTTGATGCTGACTCCTCAAATGAACAAGCCAAAGCGTATTCAGGGAGCCTACATCACTGAAGGTGAAGTCATGAAAGTAACCGATTATCTTCGCAAACAGCGAGCACCAGAATACGATCCGGAGATCATTGCCCAGCAAGTTCAGCTTAGCGGTAAAGGTGGGATTGTCATGGACATGGGTGGTGCCGATGACGATATGTATAAAGATGCAGTCCACGTTGTCACTGAGAGTGGCAAGGCTAGCGCCAGCCTCTTACAAAGACGGCTTCGCGTTGGGTACGCCCGAGCTGCGCGGCTGATTGAGATGATGGAGGAGCAAGGGATCGTCGGTCCAGCCGATGGGGCTCGGCCTCGTGACGTTCTAATTGGCAGTGCGGACGAAGTCTTTGGTGGCGAAGAGTAG
- the rpsF gene encoding 30S ribosomal protein S6: MKEYELTVLLHPDLEIDLEKPLGKIKKLIKDSGGTISKEDNWGKRRLAYSIKKESFAVYVYFELQLPPEGVKKVNDTLNITDEVLRFLLVKADLKARLAAEEREKEEAAAEKEASSSSKEEEGEKDV; encoded by the coding sequence GTGAAAGAGTACGAACTAACCGTTCTTCTACATCCAGATCTTGAGATCGATCTCGAGAAACCACTGGGTAAAATCAAGAAACTTATTAAAGATAGTGGCGGCACTATCTCGAAAGAGGACAACTGGGGCAAGCGCCGGCTGGCATACTCGATTAAGAAAGAGAGCTTTGCTGTCTACGTCTATTTTGAACTTCAACTGCCACCTGAGGGTGTGAAGAAGGTCAATGATACCCTTAATATCACCGACGAAGTGCTGCGCTTCTTGCTCGTTAAGGCCGATCTAAAAGCTCGCTTGGCAGCGGAAGAGCGTGAGAAGGAAGAGGCAGCAGCAGAAAAAGAGGCTAGCAGTAGCAGTAAAGAAGAGGAGGGCGAAAAAGATGTCTAA
- a CDS encoding ribonuclease J, with translation VDGRKFDLERLEEISTKEGIHLLMNESTNCEWMGTAVHGEHDIGDSIGDIMQKHSSSRIIVSTFSSQLHRMQVLMEQAHKNGRKVAFAGYSMIQNVEVALRSNTIKVPKDVVMRMEDIVRLPDGKVTIICTGSQGELNAVLNRMASGAHKYIKTKPSDIIVFSSNPIPGNEVNVVRTVDGLMREGADVIQNMIRNLDGCGPLHISGHAYYDDHVVLIKALKPHFYMPIHGEFHMLVHNAELAEKEAGIPHDNIFVCDAGDVIELSSKTAAKTGRVPVGGIMFDDSGEEISEVVLKDRLHMSTEGMFVVVLTVSKQTGRLLTSPDIISRGFIYLRDNEELMNQIRQYLKQKAARSFANRKVDLDDIKREIKDDVTHILYDQTRRTPIVIPVINEISRQQPAQQNQQPQQQAMRTQAGRPLQQPPVHRPISY, from the coding sequence CAGTCGACGGCCGAAAGTTTGATCTTGAACGTCTGGAAGAGATTTCGACTAAAGAGGGAATACACCTCTTAATGAACGAGAGCACCAACTGTGAGTGGATGGGAACGGCTGTTCACGGCGAGCATGATATCGGCGATAGTATCGGTGACATCATGCAAAAGCACTCCAGTAGTCGTATCATTGTGTCAACGTTCTCCAGCCAGCTGCACCGGATGCAGGTCCTCATGGAACAGGCTCATAAAAACGGTCGCAAGGTCGCCTTTGCGGGTTACAGTATGATCCAAAATGTTGAAGTGGCCCTGCGTAGCAACACCATAAAAGTTCCTAAAGACGTCGTCATGAGGATGGAGGATATCGTCAGACTGCCAGATGGTAAGGTGACTATCATCTGTACTGGTTCTCAGGGTGAGCTCAATGCCGTTCTTAACCGAATGGCATCTGGTGCCCACAAATACATTAAGACGAAACCGTCAGATATTATCGTCTTCAGCTCCAACCCAATCCCCGGCAACGAGGTCAACGTTGTGCGGACTGTCGATGGGCTGATGCGCGAAGGTGCAGATGTCATCCAGAATATGATCCGCAATCTCGACGGCTGTGGTCCACTTCATATCTCCGGACATGCATACTACGACGATCACGTCGTTCTTATTAAGGCTCTCAAGCCCCATTTCTATATGCCGATTCACGGTGAGTTTCACATGCTGGTTCACAACGCCGAGCTGGCCGAGAAAGAGGCTGGTATCCCACATGACAACATCTTTGTCTGTGATGCAGGCGACGTCATTGAGTTGTCCTCAAAGACCGCAGCCAAAACTGGGCGTGTGCCAGTCGGTGGCATCATGTTTGATGACTCTGGAGAAGAGATATCGGAGGTCGTTCTTAAAGATCGTTTACACATGAGCACTGAAGGTATGTTCGTAGTTGTCCTGACAGTCAGCAAACAAACAGGCCGTCTCCTAACAAGCCCTGACATCATCAGCCGCGGCTTTATCTACTTGCGTGACAATGAAGAGCTGATGAACCAGATTCGCCAGTATCTGAAACAGAAGGCGGCGCGCAGTTTCGCCAACCGTAAAGTTGACCTGGATGATATCAAGCGCGAGATAAAGGATGATGTCACCCATATCCTCTACGACCAGACTCGTCGCACACCAATCGTCATCCCAGTTATCAACGAGATCAGCCGTCAGCAGCCAGCACAGCAAAACCAGCAGCCTCAGCAACAAGCTATGCGGACACAGGCAGGCAGGCCACTACAGCAGCCACCGGTTCATAGGCCCATATCCTACTAG
- a CDS encoding CDP-alcohol phosphatidyltransferase family protein, which translates to MSASKRSPHQFKNVLVFCNPTSTNAQKVPSLIDELHSVYPSVSFDIIQTTAGGREANKDLLAKYIDKLGPQSLLCVAGGDGTVNVAVDALLLDERFKGAARKTPILPLWGGNANDLAIMLNGLLLRTNLTQVLREASITPIWPIECSVKNKNGILDQYIAVCYASFGASAFTARWLDERRDLLASSSRSSTLRRLIREVLAVKDALISAPSFEIQERHLRRSLYERTFINGPRFAKVWGVTVKLTDRHFFMVTVEHKSLTALLQQIRQLFNRHRADHFIRQRATFRALEQIWAQFDGETIRIAADAEIDITFTKNPLYTVNTKLSPNAVQSTDSGGLSMQGTKYLVVNLITTLRMICGLAAIGLGISSHWLAVLIVAMIAFASDAFDGWLARYWHVASDAGSFMDPLADKVVCQVLLWLLAFHFNSPIFFVVAALLLAYDVIMTWARIRPARSRTAIPASWYAKVKTATEMIGLLTLLLAIVTATSSWSTIYRDIGTFIIVCSVFLAAVSLRYYVGAWRE; encoded by the coding sequence ATGTCTGCATCCAAGAGATCACCACATCAGTTCAAGAACGTGTTAGTGTTCTGCAATCCCACAAGCACGAATGCTCAAAAGGTACCCAGCCTAATAGATGAACTACACAGTGTGTACCCTTCAGTTTCGTTCGATATTATTCAAACAACTGCTGGTGGTCGTGAAGCCAACAAAGATCTTCTTGCAAAGTATATAGATAAGCTTGGACCACAGTCACTGCTCTGTGTAGCTGGCGGTGACGGCACAGTCAATGTGGCCGTTGACGCGTTACTGCTTGATGAGCGGTTCAAGGGGGCAGCCCGAAAGACCCCCATTCTACCACTGTGGGGAGGCAACGCCAACGATCTTGCAATCATGCTTAACGGGCTACTTCTCCGCACAAACTTAACGCAGGTTCTTCGGGAGGCATCCATCACTCCGATCTGGCCGATCGAATGTAGTGTCAAAAATAAGAATGGAATCCTCGATCAATATATAGCCGTCTGCTATGCCAGCTTCGGCGCAAGCGCATTCACGGCTCGCTGGCTCGACGAGCGTCGCGATCTGCTGGCTAGTTCGTCTCGCTCTTCCACATTGCGTCGTCTTATCCGGGAAGTACTTGCAGTCAAAGATGCACTTATTAGTGCTCCCAGCTTTGAGATACAAGAACGACATCTCCGCCGTTCGCTGTACGAACGAACGTTTATTAATGGGCCGCGCTTTGCCAAAGTCTGGGGTGTCACCGTCAAGCTGACCGATAGACACTTTTTTATGGTTACGGTTGAGCATAAGTCACTCACAGCGCTTCTTCAACAGATACGACAGCTATTCAATCGGCACAGAGCCGATCACTTCATACGACAGCGGGCCACCTTTCGGGCTCTCGAACAGATTTGGGCGCAGTTTGACGGCGAAACGATTCGTATAGCTGCAGACGCAGAGATAGATATTACTTTCACCAAAAACCCACTCTACACAGTCAATACCAAGCTAAGTCCAAATGCTGTACAGTCCACAGATTCTGGCGGGCTGAGCATGCAGGGGACCAAGTATCTCGTAGTTAATCTGATCACAACGTTACGAATGATCTGCGGACTTGCTGCGATCGGCCTTGGCATCAGCTCCCATTGGCTGGCAGTCTTGATCGTGGCCATGATTGCATTCGCTTCTGACGCCTTTGACGGCTGGCTGGCCAGATACTGGCATGTCGCAAGCGACGCTGGTTCTTTCATGGATCCGCTAGCCGATAAGGTCGTCTGCCAGGTACTCCTCTGGCTCTTGGCGTTCCACTTTAATAGTCCTATCTTCTTTGTAGTCGCCGCCCTCCTGCTTGCTTACGACGTAATAATGACATGGGCGCGGATCCGACCTGCCCGATCACGAACCGCTATACCGGCGAGCTGGTACGCAAAGGTTAAGACTGCTACAGAAATGATTGGCCTCTTGACTCTGCTACTAGCTATCGTTACAGCCACCTCTTCGTGGTCAACGATATATCGAGATATTGGGACCTTTATCATCGTATGTTCTGTTTTCTTGGCGGCTGTCTCACTGAGGTATTACGTCGGCGCCTGGAGGGAGTAG
- the ssb gene encoding single-stranded DNA-binding protein gives MSKSINQVILMGNLTRDPELRTTPSGQSVCSFSLAVNRSWQGADGTQQDAVDFFDVTAWGKLGELVDQYLRKGRKCLVMGRLSQRSWEQDGQKRNKVEVVANDVTFLDGGGGRDNTSSDDTPAPSGKSSPKKDDSSDDDVSIEDVDEKIDLSEIPF, from the coding sequence ATGTCTAAGAGTATCAATCAGGTAATTCTAATGGGGAACCTGACCCGTGATCCAGAACTACGGACCACCCCAAGCGGGCAGAGTGTCTGCAGCTTCTCACTTGCTGTCAATCGTAGCTGGCAGGGTGCCGATGGTACTCAGCAGGATGCTGTAGATTTCTTTGACGTAACGGCCTGGGGCAAGTTGGGAGAACTGGTCGACCAGTATCTTCGTAAGGGCCGTAAGTGTCTCGTTATGGGCCGACTGAGCCAGCGAAGCTGGGAGCAGGATGGCCAGAAGCGAAACAAGGTTGAGGTAGTCGCTAATGACGTAACCTTCCTTGACGGTGGCGGAGGGCGAGACAATACTTCGAGTGATGATACTCCAGCACCGAGTGGCAAGAGCTCTCCAAAGAAAGATGATTCCTCCGATGATGACGTCTCGATCGAAGACGTTGACGAAAAAATTGATTTAAGCGAAATCCCGTTCTAA
- the rpsR gene encoding 30S ribosomal protein S18 — MHRRYKMDKDLFFDYKDAKSLQRFMNAYGQIEPSSKTGLSAKQQRRLAVAIKRARHLALLPFVV, encoded by the coding sequence ATGCATCGAAGATACAAGATGGACAAAGACCTCTTCTTTGATTACAAGGATGCCAAGAGCCTACAGCGTTTCATGAACGCCTACGGGCAGATCGAGCCAAGCTCAAAGACAGGTCTAAGCGCTAAGCAACAACGGCGCCTGGCCGTAGCCATTAAGCGAGCACGTCACCTGGCTTTGCTGCCGTTTGTCGTCTAA